The Primulina huaijiensis isolate GDHJ02 chromosome 17, ASM1229523v2, whole genome shotgun sequence genome window below encodes:
- the LOC140962982 gene encoding tetraspanin-2-like yields MALSNNITAILNFVALMCSIPIMASGIWLASKTDNACIHWLRWPLIFIGIAFLLVSLTGFVGAYWKKEGLLGVYLVCMAILIVGLLVLIVLAFIVTRPNGAYSVPGVGFREYRLEGFSSWLREHVTGSDSWGKIRACLQDTQTCPKLAQEYVSAADFFAAHLSPIQSGCCKPPIVCGFQYSNPITWIGPSNAAAAADCTNWNNDPSQLCYNCDSCKGGLLGNLRHEWRKVNIILIITVVVLIWVYLIACSAYKNAQTEELFRRYKQGWA; encoded by the exons ATGGCATTGAGCAACAACATTACAGCAATCCTGAACTTCGTGGCCTTGATGTGCTCGATCCCGATAATGGCCTCCGGCATATGGCTGGCTTCCAAGACGGACAACGCGTGCATCCACTGGCTCCGGTGGCCGCTGATCTTCATCGGGATCGCGTTCTTGCTGGTGTCCCTCACTGGGTTCGTGGGGGCGTACTGGAAGAAGGAGGGGCTTCTGGGCGTGTACTTGGTGTGTATGGCTATACTTATCGTGGGGCTTCTCGTGCTGATTGTGCTTGCTTTCATCGTCACCCGCCCCAATGGCGCGTACTCCGTGCCTGGGGTGGGGTTCCGGGAGTACAGGCTGGAGGGCTTCTCGTCTTGGCTGAGGGAACATGTTACGGGGAGTGATAGCTGGGGGAAGATAAGGGCTTGTTTGCAGGATACCCAAACATGCCCTAAGCTAGCCCAGGAGTATGTTTCTGCTGCTGATTTCTTTGCTGCTCATCTCTCTCCTATTCag TCAGGGTGCTGTAAGCCTCCAATCGTTTGCGGATTCCAATACTCGAACCCTATAACGTGGATCGGGCCATCGAATGCTGCTGCAGCAGCTGACTGCACTAATTGGAACAATGATCCCAGCCAATTGTGCTACAACTGTGATTCTTGCAAAGGTGGTTTACTAGGGAACTTGAGACATGAATGGAGGAAAGTGAACATTATACTAATTATCACAGTGGTGGTTCTGATATGGGTTTATCTCATAGCTTGCAGCGCATACAAGAATGCTCAAACCGAAGAACTTTTTCGCCGATACAAACAGGGCTGGGCTTAA
- the LOC140962981 gene encoding uncharacterized protein, producing the protein MASMLGIRLQYRPRNLAGVNFSCLPAFTFTSVPQFSARINGFKASRRILISAVLPFFSQFFNMAGNLASKSFIASARQKGAIEKVLENVEWPEKFPFKEEDFQRFDESPDTVFYENPRFVTHIDDPAIAALTKYYSTNFPPSDTPGVAVLDMCSSWVSHYPKGYEQSRIVGMGLNEEELKKNPVLTEYVVQDLNVNSKLPFEDNAFDVITNVVSVDYLTKPLDVFKEMSRILKPGGLAIMSFSNRCFWTKAISIWTSTGDADHAMIVGAYFHYAGGFEPPKAVDISPNPGRTDPMYIVYSRKLATA; encoded by the exons ATGGCTAGTATGTTGGGCATCAGACTGCAGTATAGGCCAAGAAATTTAGCGGGCGTTAATTTTTCTTGCCTACCTGCATTTACTTTCACCTCTGTGCCTCAATTTTCAGCGAGAATTAATGGATTTAAAGCATCTCGTAGGATTTTGATTAGTGCTGTATTGCCATTTTTTTCTCAGTTCTTTAACATGGCTGGGAATCTTGCCTCTAAATCTTTCATTGCTTCGGCCAGGCAAAAGGGTGCTATCGAAAAG GTGTTGGAGAATGTGGAATGGCCAGAGAAATTTCCCTTCAAGGAAGAGGATTTTCAGCGTTTTGATGA GTCACCAGATACTGTGTTCTATGAAAATCCACGTTTTGTGACTCATATTGACGATCCGGCCATTGCTGCTCTCACCAAGTACTACTCGACGAATTTTCCGCCAAGTGATACTCCGGGAGTAGCTGTTCTTGACATGTGCAGCAGTTGG GTCAGTCATTATCCTAAAGGATATGAGCAATCCAGGATAGTGGGAATGGGATTGAATGAAGAAGAGCTAAAGAAAAATCCA GTCTTGACAGAGTATGTTGTGCAAGATTTAAATGTCAATTCTAAACTCCCCTTTGAAGACAACGCCTTCGATGTTATTACAAACGTG GTTAGTGTCGACTACCTTACGAAGCCTCTCGACGTTTTCAAGGAGATGTCACGGATCCTTAAACCAGGCGGACTTGCCATTATGAG CTTCTCGAATCGCTGTTTCTGGACAAAGGCAATCTCAATATGGACATCAACTGGAGATGCTGATCATGCAATGATAGTTGGTGCTTATTTCCATTATGCCGGAGGTTTTGAGCCACCTAAG GCTGTGGATATATCTCCAAACCCTGGTCGAACTGATCCAATGTACATCGTGTACTCAAGAAAACTAGCAACCGCCTGA
- the LOC140962262 gene encoding cytidine deaminase 1-like, translated as MDSKVSQFVTDASEAESMAKSLSLPSVQHLLPHLVDSAQSLARPPISNFHVGAVGLGSDGRVFFGVNLEFPGVPLHHSVHAEQFLITNLAVHRCPRLLSLAVSAAPCGHCRQFLQELRLSSSLKIHITADSEDCTENLELNGGLKDLTFKPLPEILPNPFGPHDLLDQETPLLLESHHNRLDLSTINDASNPRNLCYGNSNVGKLSNDNGEKHNLHEARLRKSALEAANSAYAPYSGCPSGVALMDCEGKVYRGSYIESAAYNPSLGPVQAALVAYVAGGVGGYERIVAAVLVEKEVAKVRQEDTARMILKAISPKCELKVFYCHSAKN; from the coding sequence ATGGATTCCAAGGTATCCCAATTCGTTACAGATGCTTCTGAAGCAGAATCCATGGCCAAATCCTTGAGCCTTCCATCTGTGCAACACCTTCTTCCCCACCTCGTCGACTCTGCCCAGTCATTAGCTCGCCCACCCATCTCCAACTTCCATGTCGGCGCCGTAGGACTCGGTTCCGACGGCCGTGTGTTCTTCGGCGTCAATCTTGAATTTCCTGGAGTGCCGTTGCATCACTCCGTTCACGCGGAGCAGTTTCTTATCACCAATCTTGCGGTCCACCGCTGCCCTCGCCTCCTCTCTCTTGCCGTCTCTGCGGCACCCTGTGGCCACTGCCGGCAATTCTTGCAGGAGCTCCgcctctcctcctccttgaAAATCCACATCACCGCCGATTCGGAAGATTGTACCGAAAATCTTGAACTAAACGGTGGGCTTAAAGATCTCACCTTCAAGCCCTTACCAGAAATTCTACCGAATCCGTTCGGCCCGCATGATTTGCTGGATCAAGAAACTCCTCTTCTCCTTGAATCCCATCACAATCGGTTGGATCTGTCAACAATAAATGATGCGTCAAACCCGAGAAATCTTTGCTATGGGAATTCGAATGTGGGAAAATTGAGTAATGACAATGGTGAAAAACACAATCTTCACGAAGCCCGGTTAAGAAAATCGGCGTTGGAAGCTGCTAACAGTGCATATGCTCCCTACAGCGGTTGCCCGTCTGGGGTGGCGCTGATGGATTGTGAAGGGAAAGTGTACAGGGGTTCTTACATCGAGTCTGCAGCGTATAATCCGAGTCTAGGTCCGGTGCAGGCTGCATTGGTGGCATATGTGGCGGGAGGTGTCGGTGGCTATGAGAGGATTGTGGCGGCGGTATTGGTGGAGAAGGAGGTGGCTAAAGTGAGGCAGGAGGATACCGCGAGAATGATCTTGAAGGCGATTTCGCCTAAGTGTGAGCTCAAGGTATTCTATTGCCACTCGGCCAAGAATTGA
- the LOC140962327 gene encoding potassium channel AKT1-like isoform X1: protein MGEVYGNRGEAGGGLFRVSMCGGGGAELQEIEQLSREGSHYSISTGILPSLGARSNRRVKLRSFIISPYDRHYRAWETYLVILVVYTAWVSPFEFGFLDKPRAPLSIIDNVVNGFFAIDIVLTFFVAYLDKTTYLLVDDRKQIAWKYTTSWLVFDVISTIPSELAQKISPKPLRAYGLFNMLRLWRLRRVGALFKRLEKDRHFNYFWVRCAKLICVTLFAVHCAGCFYYLLASNYARHHDPKKTWIGAAMENFLQESLWIRYVTSIYWSITTLTTVGYGDLHAENMREMIFDIFYMLFNLGLTAYLIGNMTNLVVHGTSKTRQFRDTIQAASSFAQRNHLPARLQDQMLSHLCLKFRTDSEGLQQQETLDSLPKAIRSSISHFLFYSLVDKVYLFRGVSNDLIFQLVSEMKAEYFPPKEDVILQNEAPTDFYILVTGAVDLMVQKNGVEQAYGEAKNGDLCGEIGVLCYRPQLFTVRTKRLSQLLRLNRTTFLNIIQANVGDGTIIMNNLLQHLKELKDPMMEGVLLETENMLARGRMDLPLTLCFAALRGDDLLLHHLLKRGLDPNESDNNGRTALHIAASTGNENCALLLLDFGANPNCRDSDGIVPLWEAMVSMHKPVIKLLSDNGAKLISGDIGLYSCLAAEQNNLDLIKEIIRCGGDVTRPRSNGNTALHVSVSEGNIEIVKFLLEHGADIDKQDENGWSPRDLADQQGHDDIKQLFESYKSSNDKSTPSVPEGRHGVRFLGRHRSEPTILPIIHGGTSPGHDGSWVSSRPRRRMNNFYNSLFGIMSAAQAGGNNLLLSTENTRDAVTTVAYSARVTISCPEKGDFSGKLVLLPQSFQELLEICMKKYGFSPSKVSTQDGAAIEDIELIRDGDHIVFESGGKLDQSNE, encoded by the exons ATGGGGGAGGTCTATGGCAACCGGGGCGAAGCCGGAGGAGGATTGTTTAGGGTCTCAATGTGCGGCGGCGGTGGTGCAGAATTACAAGAGATCGAACAGTTGTCGAGAGAAGGAAGCCACTACAGCATCTCAACTGGGATTCTTCCCTCTCTTGGCGCCAGAAGCAACCGTAGAGTAAAGCTTCGTTCTTTCATTATTTCGCCATATGATCGCCATTACAG AGCATGGGAGACTTATCTCGTTATTCTGGTTGTCTACACTGCTTGGGTGTCTCCCTTTGAATTTGGCTTTCTTGATAAACCACGTGCACCGCTCTCCATCATTGATAACGTTGTTAATGGATTCTTTGCTATAGATATCGTGCTTACATTCTTTGTAGCTTACCTTGATAAAACTACGTATCTCCTGGTTGATGACCGGAAACAGATTGCTTGGAAGTACACGACTTCTTGGTTGGTTTTCGATGTCATATCTACAATCCCTTCAGAACTTGCACAAAAAATCTCCCCAAAACCTTTACGGGCGTATGGCTTATTCAACATGCTTCGACTATGGCGTCTCAGAAGAGTTGGTGCCTTGTTTAAAcg ATTGGAGAAGGATAGACATTTCAACTACTTTTGGGTCCGGTGTGCGAAGCTTATATGC GTTACTCTTTTTGCAGTTCATTGTGCTGGTTGTTTCTATTATCTACTAGCCTCTAATTACGCTCGTCACCATGATCCGAAAAAAACATGGATCGGAGCAGCGATGGAAAATTTCCTTCAAGAAAGCTTGTGGATTCGTTATGTCACTTCGATATACTGGTCCATAACGACTCTTACTACTGTTGGCTATGGAGATCTGCATGCCGAAAATATGAGGGAGATGATATTCGACATTTTCTACATGCTTTTTAACTTGGGACTTACCGCATATTTGATTGGGAACATGACAAATTTGGTTGTCCATGGGACCAGTAAGACTCGACAATTT AGAGATACCATTCAAGCTGCCTCAAGTTTCGCGCAAAGGAATCATCTGCCGGCTCGCCTCCAGGATCAGATGCTTTCACATTTGTGCTTAAAGTTCCGAACTGACTCGGAGGGCCTGCAGCAGCAAGAGACTCTCGATTCGCTCCCAAAGGCGATTCGGTCTAGTATTTCCCATTTCCTATTCTACTCTTTAGTAGACAAGGTATACTTGTTTCGTGGAGTGTCCAATGATCTAATCTTCCAGCTG GTCTCTGAGATGAAAGCTGAATATTTCCCTCCCAAAGAGGACGTAATCCTGCAGAATGAAGCTCCTACCGACTTTTATATTCTCGTTACTGGGGCAGTG GATCTAATGGTTCAGAAAAACGGAGTTGAACAG GCTTATGGGGAGGCAAAAAATGGCGATCTTTGTGGAGAGATCGGTGTGCTGTGTTATAGGCCTCAACTCTTCACAGTGCGAACCAAAAGATTGAGCCAGCTATTGCGGTTGAATCGTACcacatttttaaacattattcAAGCCAATGTTGGAGATGGGACCATTATTATGAACAATCTTCTACAG caTTTGAAGGAACTTAAGGACCCCATGATGGAGGGGGTTTTGTTAGAGACTGAGAACATGCTCGCTCGAGGAAGAATGGACCTACCTCTCACTCTATGTTTCGCTGCACTTAGAGGAGACGACTTGCTGCTGCATCACTTGTTAAAGAGAGGTTTAGATCCTAATGAATCCGATAATAATGGAAGAACAGCACTT CACATAGCAGCGTCGACAGGAAATGAAAACTGTGCGCTTCTTTTGCTAGACTTTGGGGCCAATCCCAATTGCCGAG ACTCCGACGGAATTGTACCGCTATGGGAAGCCATGGTCAGCATGCACAAACCGGTTATCAAGTTACTCTCAGATAACGGTGCTAAACTAATATCTGGTGACATAGGTCTATATTCGTGTTTAGCTgccgaacaaaataatttagacTTGATCAAGGAAATCATTCGATGTGGTGGGGACGTGACTAGACCAAGGAGTAATGGAAACACGGCTCTCCACGTTTCTGTTAGTGAAGGCAACATTGAAATAGTCAAATTTCTGCTCGAACATGGTGCAGATATCGATAAACAGGACGAGAATGGGTGGTCACCAAGGGATCTGGCTGATCAACAAGGTCATGATGATATTAAGCAACTTTTTGAATCCTATAAATCATCCAACGACAAATCAACCCCCTCGGTTCCAGAAGGACGTCATGGGGTTCGTTTTCTTGGAAGACATAGAAGCGAGCCAACTATTCTACCAATAATTCATGGTGGCACGTCTCCAGGACATGATGGATCCTGGGTCAGCTCTCGTCCCAGACGAAGGATGAATAATTTCTACAATTCTTTATTCGGGATCATGTCAGCAGCACAAGCTGGGGGGAATAACTTGCTCTTATCGACAGAGAATACTAGAGATGCCGTGACTACCGTAGCCTACTCGGCCAGAGTGACTATCAGTTGCCCCGAAAAAGGAGATTTTTCGGGTAAGCTCGTGCTGCTACCACAGAGCTTCCAAGAACTACTCGAAATTTGCATGAAAAAGTATGGGTTTTCCCCGTCTAAAGTTTCGACCCAAGACGGGGCGGCGATTGAAGATATAGAGCTGATAAGAGATGGGGATCATATAGTTTTCGAGAGTGGTGGAAAATTGGATCAGAGTAATGAATAA
- the LOC140962327 gene encoding potassium channel AKT1-like isoform X2, producing MGEVYGNRGEAGGGLFRVSMCGGGGAELQEIEQLSREGSHYSISTGILPSLGARSNRRVKLRSFIISPYDRHYRAWETYLVILVVYTAWVSPFEFGFLDKPRAPLSIIDNIAWKYTTSWLVFDVISTIPSELAQKISPKPLRAYGLFNMLRLWRLRRVGALFKRLEKDRHFNYFWVRCAKLICVTLFAVHCAGCFYYLLASNYARHHDPKKTWIGAAMENFLQESLWIRYVTSIYWSITTLTTVGYGDLHAENMREMIFDIFYMLFNLGLTAYLIGNMTNLVVHGTSKTRQFRDTIQAASSFAQRNHLPARLQDQMLSHLCLKFRTDSEGLQQQETLDSLPKAIRSSISHFLFYSLVDKVYLFRGVSNDLIFQLVSEMKAEYFPPKEDVILQNEAPTDFYILVTGAVDLMVQKNGVEQAYGEAKNGDLCGEIGVLCYRPQLFTVRTKRLSQLLRLNRTTFLNIIQANVGDGTIIMNNLLQHLKELKDPMMEGVLLETENMLARGRMDLPLTLCFAALRGDDLLLHHLLKRGLDPNESDNNGRTALHIAASTGNENCALLLLDFGANPNCRDSDGIVPLWEAMVSMHKPVIKLLSDNGAKLISGDIGLYSCLAAEQNNLDLIKEIIRCGGDVTRPRSNGNTALHVSVSEGNIEIVKFLLEHGADIDKQDENGWSPRDLADQQGHDDIKQLFESYKSSNDKSTPSVPEGRHGVRFLGRHRSEPTILPIIHGGTSPGHDGSWVSSRPRRRMNNFYNSLFGIMSAAQAGGNNLLLSTENTRDAVTTVAYSARVTISCPEKGDFSGKLVLLPQSFQELLEICMKKYGFSPSKVSTQDGAAIEDIELIRDGDHIVFESGGKLDQSNE from the exons ATGGGGGAGGTCTATGGCAACCGGGGCGAAGCCGGAGGAGGATTGTTTAGGGTCTCAATGTGCGGCGGCGGTGGTGCAGAATTACAAGAGATCGAACAGTTGTCGAGAGAAGGAAGCCACTACAGCATCTCAACTGGGATTCTTCCCTCTCTTGGCGCCAGAAGCAACCGTAGAGTAAAGCTTCGTTCTTTCATTATTTCGCCATATGATCGCCATTACAG AGCATGGGAGACTTATCTCGTTATTCTGGTTGTCTACACTGCTTGGGTGTCTCCCTTTGAATTTGGCTTTCTTGATAAACCACGTGCACCGCTCTCCATCATTGATAAC ATTGCTTGGAAGTACACGACTTCTTGGTTGGTTTTCGATGTCATATCTACAATCCCTTCAGAACTTGCACAAAAAATCTCCCCAAAACCTTTACGGGCGTATGGCTTATTCAACATGCTTCGACTATGGCGTCTCAGAAGAGTTGGTGCCTTGTTTAAAcg ATTGGAGAAGGATAGACATTTCAACTACTTTTGGGTCCGGTGTGCGAAGCTTATATGC GTTACTCTTTTTGCAGTTCATTGTGCTGGTTGTTTCTATTATCTACTAGCCTCTAATTACGCTCGTCACCATGATCCGAAAAAAACATGGATCGGAGCAGCGATGGAAAATTTCCTTCAAGAAAGCTTGTGGATTCGTTATGTCACTTCGATATACTGGTCCATAACGACTCTTACTACTGTTGGCTATGGAGATCTGCATGCCGAAAATATGAGGGAGATGATATTCGACATTTTCTACATGCTTTTTAACTTGGGACTTACCGCATATTTGATTGGGAACATGACAAATTTGGTTGTCCATGGGACCAGTAAGACTCGACAATTT AGAGATACCATTCAAGCTGCCTCAAGTTTCGCGCAAAGGAATCATCTGCCGGCTCGCCTCCAGGATCAGATGCTTTCACATTTGTGCTTAAAGTTCCGAACTGACTCGGAGGGCCTGCAGCAGCAAGAGACTCTCGATTCGCTCCCAAAGGCGATTCGGTCTAGTATTTCCCATTTCCTATTCTACTCTTTAGTAGACAAGGTATACTTGTTTCGTGGAGTGTCCAATGATCTAATCTTCCAGCTG GTCTCTGAGATGAAAGCTGAATATTTCCCTCCCAAAGAGGACGTAATCCTGCAGAATGAAGCTCCTACCGACTTTTATATTCTCGTTACTGGGGCAGTG GATCTAATGGTTCAGAAAAACGGAGTTGAACAG GCTTATGGGGAGGCAAAAAATGGCGATCTTTGTGGAGAGATCGGTGTGCTGTGTTATAGGCCTCAACTCTTCACAGTGCGAACCAAAAGATTGAGCCAGCTATTGCGGTTGAATCGTACcacatttttaaacattattcAAGCCAATGTTGGAGATGGGACCATTATTATGAACAATCTTCTACAG caTTTGAAGGAACTTAAGGACCCCATGATGGAGGGGGTTTTGTTAGAGACTGAGAACATGCTCGCTCGAGGAAGAATGGACCTACCTCTCACTCTATGTTTCGCTGCACTTAGAGGAGACGACTTGCTGCTGCATCACTTGTTAAAGAGAGGTTTAGATCCTAATGAATCCGATAATAATGGAAGAACAGCACTT CACATAGCAGCGTCGACAGGAAATGAAAACTGTGCGCTTCTTTTGCTAGACTTTGGGGCCAATCCCAATTGCCGAG ACTCCGACGGAATTGTACCGCTATGGGAAGCCATGGTCAGCATGCACAAACCGGTTATCAAGTTACTCTCAGATAACGGTGCTAAACTAATATCTGGTGACATAGGTCTATATTCGTGTTTAGCTgccgaacaaaataatttagacTTGATCAAGGAAATCATTCGATGTGGTGGGGACGTGACTAGACCAAGGAGTAATGGAAACACGGCTCTCCACGTTTCTGTTAGTGAAGGCAACATTGAAATAGTCAAATTTCTGCTCGAACATGGTGCAGATATCGATAAACAGGACGAGAATGGGTGGTCACCAAGGGATCTGGCTGATCAACAAGGTCATGATGATATTAAGCAACTTTTTGAATCCTATAAATCATCCAACGACAAATCAACCCCCTCGGTTCCAGAAGGACGTCATGGGGTTCGTTTTCTTGGAAGACATAGAAGCGAGCCAACTATTCTACCAATAATTCATGGTGGCACGTCTCCAGGACATGATGGATCCTGGGTCAGCTCTCGTCCCAGACGAAGGATGAATAATTTCTACAATTCTTTATTCGGGATCATGTCAGCAGCACAAGCTGGGGGGAATAACTTGCTCTTATCGACAGAGAATACTAGAGATGCCGTGACTACCGTAGCCTACTCGGCCAGAGTGACTATCAGTTGCCCCGAAAAAGGAGATTTTTCGGGTAAGCTCGTGCTGCTACCACAGAGCTTCCAAGAACTACTCGAAATTTGCATGAAAAAGTATGGGTTTTCCCCGTCTAAAGTTTCGACCCAAGACGGGGCGGCGATTGAAGATATAGAGCTGATAAGAGATGGGGATCATATAGTTTTCGAGAGTGGTGGAAAATTGGATCAGAGTAATGAATAA
- the LOC140962327 gene encoding potassium channel AKT1-like isoform X3 produces MLRLWRLRRVGALFKRLEKDRHFNYFWVRCAKLICVTLFAVHCAGCFYYLLASNYARHHDPKKTWIGAAMENFLQESLWIRYVTSIYWSITTLTTVGYGDLHAENMREMIFDIFYMLFNLGLTAYLIGNMTNLVVHGTSKTRQFRDTIQAASSFAQRNHLPARLQDQMLSHLCLKFRTDSEGLQQQETLDSLPKAIRSSISHFLFYSLVDKVYLFRGVSNDLIFQLVSEMKAEYFPPKEDVILQNEAPTDFYILVTGAVDLMVQKNGVEQAYGEAKNGDLCGEIGVLCYRPQLFTVRTKRLSQLLRLNRTTFLNIIQANVGDGTIIMNNLLQHLKELKDPMMEGVLLETENMLARGRMDLPLTLCFAALRGDDLLLHHLLKRGLDPNESDNNGRTALHIAASTGNENCALLLLDFGANPNCRDSDGIVPLWEAMVSMHKPVIKLLSDNGAKLISGDIGLYSCLAAEQNNLDLIKEIIRCGGDVTRPRSNGNTALHVSVSEGNIEIVKFLLEHGADIDKQDENGWSPRDLADQQGHDDIKQLFESYKSSNDKSTPSVPEGRHGVRFLGRHRSEPTILPIIHGGTSPGHDGSWVSSRPRRRMNNFYNSLFGIMSAAQAGGNNLLLSTENTRDAVTTVAYSARVTISCPEKGDFSGKLVLLPQSFQELLEICMKKYGFSPSKVSTQDGAAIEDIELIRDGDHIVFESGGKLDQSNE; encoded by the exons ATGCTTCGACTATGGCGTCTCAGAAGAGTTGGTGCCTTGTTTAAAcg ATTGGAGAAGGATAGACATTTCAACTACTTTTGGGTCCGGTGTGCGAAGCTTATATGC GTTACTCTTTTTGCAGTTCATTGTGCTGGTTGTTTCTATTATCTACTAGCCTCTAATTACGCTCGTCACCATGATCCGAAAAAAACATGGATCGGAGCAGCGATGGAAAATTTCCTTCAAGAAAGCTTGTGGATTCGTTATGTCACTTCGATATACTGGTCCATAACGACTCTTACTACTGTTGGCTATGGAGATCTGCATGCCGAAAATATGAGGGAGATGATATTCGACATTTTCTACATGCTTTTTAACTTGGGACTTACCGCATATTTGATTGGGAACATGACAAATTTGGTTGTCCATGGGACCAGTAAGACTCGACAATTT AGAGATACCATTCAAGCTGCCTCAAGTTTCGCGCAAAGGAATCATCTGCCGGCTCGCCTCCAGGATCAGATGCTTTCACATTTGTGCTTAAAGTTCCGAACTGACTCGGAGGGCCTGCAGCAGCAAGAGACTCTCGATTCGCTCCCAAAGGCGATTCGGTCTAGTATTTCCCATTTCCTATTCTACTCTTTAGTAGACAAGGTATACTTGTTTCGTGGAGTGTCCAATGATCTAATCTTCCAGCTG GTCTCTGAGATGAAAGCTGAATATTTCCCTCCCAAAGAGGACGTAATCCTGCAGAATGAAGCTCCTACCGACTTTTATATTCTCGTTACTGGGGCAGTG GATCTAATGGTTCAGAAAAACGGAGTTGAACAG GCTTATGGGGAGGCAAAAAATGGCGATCTTTGTGGAGAGATCGGTGTGCTGTGTTATAGGCCTCAACTCTTCACAGTGCGAACCAAAAGATTGAGCCAGCTATTGCGGTTGAATCGTACcacatttttaaacattattcAAGCCAATGTTGGAGATGGGACCATTATTATGAACAATCTTCTACAG caTTTGAAGGAACTTAAGGACCCCATGATGGAGGGGGTTTTGTTAGAGACTGAGAACATGCTCGCTCGAGGAAGAATGGACCTACCTCTCACTCTATGTTTCGCTGCACTTAGAGGAGACGACTTGCTGCTGCATCACTTGTTAAAGAGAGGTTTAGATCCTAATGAATCCGATAATAATGGAAGAACAGCACTT CACATAGCAGCGTCGACAGGAAATGAAAACTGTGCGCTTCTTTTGCTAGACTTTGGGGCCAATCCCAATTGCCGAG ACTCCGACGGAATTGTACCGCTATGGGAAGCCATGGTCAGCATGCACAAACCGGTTATCAAGTTACTCTCAGATAACGGTGCTAAACTAATATCTGGTGACATAGGTCTATATTCGTGTTTAGCTgccgaacaaaataatttagacTTGATCAAGGAAATCATTCGATGTGGTGGGGACGTGACTAGACCAAGGAGTAATGGAAACACGGCTCTCCACGTTTCTGTTAGTGAAGGCAACATTGAAATAGTCAAATTTCTGCTCGAACATGGTGCAGATATCGATAAACAGGACGAGAATGGGTGGTCACCAAGGGATCTGGCTGATCAACAAGGTCATGATGATATTAAGCAACTTTTTGAATCCTATAAATCATCCAACGACAAATCAACCCCCTCGGTTCCAGAAGGACGTCATGGGGTTCGTTTTCTTGGAAGACATAGAAGCGAGCCAACTATTCTACCAATAATTCATGGTGGCACGTCTCCAGGACATGATGGATCCTGGGTCAGCTCTCGTCCCAGACGAAGGATGAATAATTTCTACAATTCTTTATTCGGGATCATGTCAGCAGCACAAGCTGGGGGGAATAACTTGCTCTTATCGACAGAGAATACTAGAGATGCCGTGACTACCGTAGCCTACTCGGCCAGAGTGACTATCAGTTGCCCCGAAAAAGGAGATTTTTCGGGTAAGCTCGTGCTGCTACCACAGAGCTTCCAAGAACTACTCGAAATTTGCATGAAAAAGTATGGGTTTTCCCCGTCTAAAGTTTCGACCCAAGACGGGGCGGCGATTGAAGATATAGAGCTGATAAGAGATGGGGATCATATAGTTTTCGAGAGTGGTGGAAAATTGGATCAGAGTAATGAATAA